A DNA window from Polynucleobacter sp. AP-Titi-500A-B4 contains the following coding sequences:
- the tpiA gene encoding triose-phosphate isomerase — MRPLIVIGNWKMNGSLVNNQDWIKTVARGMESGMPAGRKFAVCPPFPYLAQCADLIKEHSLAFLGLGAQDVSAQVEGAYTGEVSAATLKEFGCQYVIVGHSERRQMHHEADELVAAKALQVLDNGMTPVICVGETADERNSGRAEEVVCGQIAKQVTVLQDRLADCLIAYEPVWAIGTGKVASAQVAQDMHRHIRLQLAEFDEDVASHVGILYGGSVKSDNAVELFAMPDIDGGLVGGASLNPQEFLAICQA, encoded by the coding sequence ATGCGTCCACTCATCGTCATCGGCAACTGGAAAATGAATGGCAGTCTTGTGAACAATCAAGACTGGATCAAGACTGTTGCTCGTGGCATGGAAAGCGGTATGCCTGCAGGTCGTAAGTTTGCTGTATGTCCCCCATTTCCATATTTGGCGCAATGCGCCGATCTGATCAAAGAACATTCATTGGCCTTCTTGGGTTTAGGTGCGCAAGATGTCTCTGCTCAAGTTGAAGGTGCTTATACAGGTGAGGTAAGTGCTGCCACGCTAAAAGAGTTCGGTTGCCAGTACGTTATTGTTGGCCACTCTGAACGCCGTCAAATGCATCATGAGGCGGATGAGCTTGTGGCTGCTAAGGCTTTACAGGTTTTGGATAACGGCATGACCCCAGTGATCTGCGTTGGCGAGACTGCAGACGAGCGTAATTCTGGTAGGGCTGAAGAGGTTGTGTGTGGCCAGATTGCCAAACAAGTAACTGTGCTTCAGGATCGTTTGGCAGATTGTCTGATTGCCTATGAGCCTGTTTGGGCTATTGGGACTGGCAAGGTTGCAAGCGCGCAAGTTGCGCAAGATATGCATCGTCATATTCGTCTGCAGTTGGCAGAGTTTGATGAAGATGTTGCATCACATGTAGGAATTTTGTATGGCGGCAGTGTCAAATCTGACAATGCTGTTGAATTGTTTGCCATGCCTGATATTGATGGTGGATTAGTCGGGGGAGCTTCACTAAACCCTCAAGAGTTTCTGGCTATCTGTCAGGCGTAG
- a CDS encoding NADH-quinone oxidoreductase subunit B family protein — protein MALEGVLKEGFVTTTADQLINWTRNGSLWPMTFGLACCAVEMMHAGASRYDLDRFGVVFRPSPRQSDLMIVAGTLCNKMAPALRKVYDQMPEPRWVISMGSCANGGGYYHNSYSVVRGCDRIVPVDIYVPGCPPTAEALIYGIIQLQSKIARTSTIARKA, from the coding sequence ATGGCACTAGAAGGCGTTCTCAAAGAAGGATTTGTTACCACGACTGCAGACCAGTTAATTAACTGGACTCGCAATGGCTCTTTATGGCCTATGACCTTTGGTTTGGCCTGTTGTGCAGTAGAAATGATGCATGCGGGTGCTTCCCGTTATGACTTAGACCGTTTTGGTGTGGTATTTCGCCCATCTCCGCGTCAGTCCGACTTAATGATTGTTGCTGGAACGCTATGCAACAAAATGGCTCCAGCACTTCGTAAGGTGTATGACCAAATGCCAGAACCCCGTTGGGTTATCTCGATGGGCTCTTGCGCCAATGGTGGTGGCTACTACCATAACTCCTATTCAGTTGTTCGCGGTTGCGACCGCATCGTGCCAGTCGATATTTATGTTCCTGGCTGCCCTCCAACTGCGGAAGCGTTGATCTATGGAATTATTCAGCTGCAATCCAAGATCGCTCGTACCAGTACGATTGCACGGAAGGCTTAA
- the nuoG gene encoding NADH-quinone oxidoreductase subunit NuoG translates to MVEIELDGKTVEVPQGSMVMHAANKLGTYVPHFCYHKKLSIAANCRMCLVEVEKAPKPLPACATPVTQGMKVFTHSAKAVEAQRSVMEFLLINHPLDCPICDQGGECQLQDLAVGYGKSNSRYDEEKRVVFHKNVGPLISMQEMSRCIHCTRCVRFGQEVAGVMELGMINRGEHSEITTFVGQTVDSELSGNMIDLCPVGALTSKPFRYEARTWELGRKRSVSPHDSLGANTTVQTKANKVMRVVALDNEDINECWISDRDRFAYEGLNNKDRITTPMVKQGGQWLETDWQSALDYVAHSLKTISSENGAQSIGALAHPISSSEELHLLQKMVRGLGSSQIETRLRQTDINGAASAPWLGMPIAKLSELDRALVIGSFLRKDQPVLAVRLRTASKRGLQVSRIDAGGDDWLITTTGIAAAPSAWLSTLSEVALAVAKAKSVSAPAGTPNIPVSMQAQKIADSLLSGTSAAVLIGSAAISHPQASDLHVLSQFIAQQTGATLGFLPVGGNAVGASLVNANGAGVESVLSGDCRAVMLMNIEPDSDLPNPQQARAALAKANTVIALSAYQSADLLEIADVILPIAPFTETVSTFVNAEGRAQTIQPAVKPLGDSRPAWKVLRVLGGLLNLDGFLYNLPEEVLGEALGDNYCTRLSNQTNANSLSNTNLATSNGLERLSDVNIYAGDQIVRRSSALQLTRDAKRGNQVGLSQKLFTELGLKEGDVVQVSQGNHSIVIPASLEANLAPSAVRVSAGTVASTKLGSMFGPITVSKA, encoded by the coding sequence ATGGTAGAAATCGAATTAGATGGCAAGACGGTAGAAGTTCCGCAAGGTTCGATGGTGATGCACGCCGCGAATAAATTGGGCACTTACGTTCCGCATTTCTGCTATCACAAGAAACTATCGATCGCTGCTAACTGCCGTATGTGCTTGGTAGAGGTTGAAAAAGCACCAAAACCATTGCCAGCTTGTGCAACACCCGTGACCCAAGGTATGAAGGTGTTCACGCATTCTGCGAAAGCAGTTGAAGCGCAACGCTCAGTAATGGAGTTCTTGCTGATTAACCACCCATTAGATTGTCCTATTTGCGATCAAGGTGGTGAGTGTCAATTACAGGACTTAGCAGTTGGCTACGGTAAGTCGAATTCACGTTACGACGAAGAAAAGCGGGTTGTATTCCATAAGAATGTAGGACCATTGATCTCGATGCAAGAAATGAGCCGTTGCATTCACTGCACTCGTTGTGTTCGTTTCGGTCAAGAAGTTGCTGGCGTCATGGAATTAGGCATGATTAATCGTGGTGAGCATTCTGAGATCACCACTTTCGTTGGTCAAACAGTAGATTCAGAGTTGTCTGGAAATATGATTGATTTGTGCCCAGTAGGTGCATTGACAAGCAAGCCATTCCGTTACGAAGCGCGTACATGGGAATTAGGTCGTAAGCGTTCAGTTAGTCCCCACGATAGCTTAGGTGCAAATACGACGGTGCAAACTAAAGCAAACAAAGTGATGCGTGTGGTCGCTTTAGATAATGAAGATATTAATGAGTGCTGGATTAGCGATCGTGATCGCTTTGCCTATGAAGGTTTAAATAACAAAGACCGTATTACAACACCAATGGTGAAGCAGGGCGGTCAGTGGCTAGAGACAGATTGGCAATCTGCCTTGGATTATGTTGCCCACTCCTTGAAAACCATTTCCTCTGAGAACGGTGCACAATCAATTGGCGCATTAGCCCATCCAATCTCTAGTAGCGAAGAATTACACCTCTTACAAAAGATGGTGCGTGGTCTAGGATCAAGTCAAATTGAAACTCGCTTGCGCCAGACTGATATCAATGGCGCAGCATCTGCTCCTTGGTTGGGTATGCCCATTGCCAAGTTGAGCGAGTTAGATCGCGCCTTGGTCATCGGCAGTTTCTTGCGCAAGGACCAACCCGTGCTTGCTGTACGTTTACGCACAGCGTCTAAACGTGGTTTACAAGTTTCTCGTATTGATGCTGGTGGTGATGATTGGCTCATCACTACTACCGGTATTGCTGCTGCCCCTAGTGCATGGTTAAGTACATTAAGTGAAGTAGCCTTGGCAGTTGCTAAAGCAAAATCAGTTTCTGCGCCAGCTGGCACACCAAATATTCCAGTTTCAATGCAAGCGCAAAAGATTGCTGACAGCCTACTTTCTGGCACAAGCGCAGCGGTATTGATTGGTTCAGCTGCAATTTCTCACCCACAAGCTTCTGATTTACATGTTTTGTCGCAATTTATTGCCCAGCAAACAGGAGCAACCCTCGGTTTCTTACCGGTTGGTGGTAATGCGGTTGGTGCTTCATTAGTGAATGCCAATGGTGCTGGCGTTGAATCAGTCTTGTCAGGCGATTGTCGCGCAGTAATGCTAATGAACATCGAACCGGATTCAGATTTACCTAACCCGCAACAAGCTAGAGCAGCATTAGCGAAAGCGAATACTGTCATCGCATTGAGCGCATATCAATCAGCTGATTTATTGGAAATAGCAGATGTGATATTGCCAATTGCACCATTTACTGAAACAGTTTCTACCTTTGTAAATGCTGAGGGCAGAGCGCAAACTATACAACCTGCTGTAAAGCCTTTGGGTGACTCACGTCCAGCATGGAAGGTTTTGCGTGTTCTTGGCGGCCTACTGAATTTAGATGGCTTCCTCTATAACCTTCCAGAAGAAGTGCTTGGTGAAGCATTGGGTGATAACTATTGCACCCGTTTAAGCAATCAAACAAATGCTAATTCGCTCAGCAATACAAATTTGGCCACTTCAAATGGCCTTGAGCGTTTATCGGATGTCAATATCTATGCTGGTGATCAAATCGTACGTCGCTCATCTGCATTGCAACTCACTCGTGATGCAAAACGTGGTAATCAAGTTGGTTTGAGTCAAAAACTCTTTACCGAATTAGGCTTGAAAGAGGGTGATGTTGTACAAGTAAGCCAAGGAAATCATTCCATTGTTATTCCAGCAAGCTTAGAAGCGAATTTGGCTCCAAGTGCCGTGAGGGTTTCAGCAGGAACCGTGGCTAGTACGAAATTGGGATCTATGTTTGGTCCTATTACCGTTAGCAAGGCGTAA
- the secG gene encoding preprotein translocase subunit SecG, with product MEWFKTLLIVLQVISALAVILLVLLQQGKGADMGAAFGSGASGSVFGASGSANFLSHATAVFAAVFFISTLGITWLSNKKEVSPGVLSGTVAPAAAPVAPVAPVQDPSKPAVPK from the coding sequence GTGGAATGGTTTAAGACTTTATTAATCGTATTGCAGGTAATTTCAGCTTTGGCTGTGATTTTGCTAGTGCTATTACAGCAAGGTAAGGGCGCCGATATGGGCGCTGCCTTCGGTTCGGGTGCGTCTGGAAGTGTGTTCGGTGCCAGCGGTTCTGCCAACTTCTTGTCACATGCGACGGCTGTTTTTGCAGCGGTCTTTTTCATCAGCACCCTAGGCATTACTTGGTTGAGCAATAAGAAGGAAGTGAGTCCTGGGGTTCTTTCCGGAACCGTTGCTCCTGCAGCTGCTCCGGTAGCTCCTGTGGCTCCTGTCCAGGATCCAAGCAAACCAGCAGTTCCTAAGTAA
- the nuoE gene encoding NADH-quinone oxidoreductase subunit NuoE, whose translation MTTTLQLSDKTLADIARNVAKYPPEQKQSAVMASLIAAQTEVGWVSPEVIATVAQILEMPTIAVEEVATFYNMYNTKPIGKYKLVICTNLPCQLTHGETAATYLKETLGIGYNETTACGTFTLKEGECMGACGDSPVMLVNDKRMCSFMSKDKIDALLNELRAEGKAA comes from the coding sequence ATGACAACAACGCTTCAACTATCCGATAAAACACTGGCCGATATTGCCCGTAATGTCGCCAAATATCCTCCAGAGCAAAAGCAGTCTGCTGTGATGGCTTCATTGATCGCCGCTCAAACTGAAGTGGGGTGGGTTTCGCCAGAAGTAATTGCTACTGTTGCACAGATCTTGGAAATGCCAACTATTGCTGTAGAAGAAGTAGCAACTTTCTACAATATGTATAACACCAAGCCGATTGGTAAATATAAGCTCGTGATCTGTACTAACTTGCCATGTCAATTAACGCATGGTGAGACTGCTGCAACTTACCTAAAAGAAACATTGGGTATCGGCTACAACGAAACAACGGCTTGTGGCACTTTCACCTTAAAAGAGGGTGAGTGCATGGGTGCATGTGGTGATTCCCCAGTGATGCTTGTGAATGACAAGCGCATGTGCAGCTTTATGAGTAAAGACAAGATTGACGCTCTATTAAATGAGCTCCGTGCAGAAGGGAAAGCAGCATGA
- a CDS encoding NAD(P)H-quinone oxidoreductase — protein sequence MRVIEIKEFGTPEMLVPTTRPDPALPTAGTGEVLIKVIAAGINRPDVLQRKGHYPVPAGASDIPGLEVAGEIIGGDLAHADNALGLKLGDKVCALVQGGGYADLCTAPIAQCLPYPTGFTDQEAAALPETFYTVWSNVFMRGQLSEGETLLVQGGSSGIGVTAILLAKAMGHKVFVTAGTDEKCAACLKLGADLAINYKTQDFVEEVKKATDGKGVNVILDMVTGAYVQREIDCLADDGRIVIIAIQGGSKAEVSTNQILRRRLTITGSTLRPRPVSFKKQITKQLYEYVWPLLNAGKLKPAIYQTFTLDQAADAHRLMESSEHVGKIVLTV from the coding sequence ATGCGTGTAATTGAGATCAAAGAATTTGGTACACCAGAAATGTTGGTGCCTACCACTCGTCCGGATCCAGCGCTACCTACTGCTGGAACTGGCGAGGTTTTGATAAAGGTTATAGCCGCTGGCATTAATCGTCCCGATGTTTTACAGCGCAAGGGCCATTACCCTGTACCCGCGGGTGCGTCAGATATCCCTGGGCTAGAAGTAGCTGGCGAAATTATTGGCGGTGACCTAGCGCATGCTGATAACGCACTAGGTTTGAAATTAGGCGATAAGGTTTGCGCCTTAGTCCAAGGCGGTGGTTATGCAGATCTTTGTACCGCTCCGATTGCCCAATGCTTACCATATCCAACCGGCTTTACAGATCAAGAAGCTGCTGCTCTACCAGAAACCTTTTACACCGTATGGAGCAATGTCTTCATGCGAGGTCAATTGTCTGAAGGCGAAACACTATTAGTTCAAGGTGGCTCTAGTGGTATTGGTGTTACGGCAATTTTGCTGGCTAAGGCTATGGGTCATAAAGTATTCGTAACCGCCGGCACTGATGAAAAGTGTGCTGCTTGTTTAAAATTAGGCGCTGACTTAGCCATTAACTATAAGACACAAGATTTTGTTGAAGAAGTAAAGAAAGCAACCGATGGTAAGGGAGTTAACGTCATCCTCGACATGGTTACTGGCGCTTACGTTCAACGTGAAATTGATTGCTTGGCAGATGATGGCCGTATTGTGATCATTGCCATACAAGGCGGATCAAAAGCGGAAGTGAGTACCAATCAAATTTTGCGCCGCCGCTTAACTATTACTGGGTCGACATTGCGTCCACGGCCAGTGTCATTTAAGAAGCAAATTACCAAACAGCTCTATGAGTATGTTTGGCCATTATTAAATGCTGGCAAATTGAAACCTGCGATTTATCAAACCTTTACGCTAGATCAAGCCGCAGATGCCCATCGATTGATGGAATCGTCTGAGCACGTCGGCAAAATTGTTCTGACGGTTTAG
- the nuoF gene encoding NADH-quinone oxidoreductase subunit NuoF — protein MTSLHDRHIKPLILAGLSGDNWRLKDYESRGGYQQLRRLINDKVAPDAIIAELKASSLRGRGGAGFPTGLKWSFMPRQFPGQKYLVCNSDEGEPGTFKDRDIMRYNPHALIEGMIIGAYTMGISVGYNYIHGEIWEVYSRFEEALEEARAAGYLGDKILGSDFSFQLHASPGWGAYICGEETALLESLEGKKGQPRFKPPFPASFGLYGKPTTINNTETFAAVPFILAIGGQAYLDLGKPNNGGTKIFSVSGDVVHPGNYEIPLGTPFAELLKLAGGMKDGKALKSVIPGGSSAPVIPGAQMMDLTMDYDSIAKAGSMLGSGAVIVMNETRCMVRALERLSYFYHEESCGQCTPCREGTGWLWRIVHRIEHGQGRPEDLDLLNDVAANIQGRTICALGDAAAMPVRGMLKHYMDEFAYHVEHKRCLDSAKPL, from the coding sequence ATGACCAGCTTGCACGATCGTCATATTAAGCCTTTAATTCTTGCTGGATTAAGCGGTGATAACTGGCGTCTAAAAGATTATGAGAGTCGTGGCGGTTATCAGCAGTTACGTCGTCTAATCAACGACAAGGTTGCGCCTGATGCCATCATTGCAGAATTAAAAGCATCATCCTTACGGGGTCGTGGTGGTGCTGGCTTCCCAACCGGATTGAAGTGGAGTTTTATGCCCCGTCAATTCCCTGGCCAAAAATATTTAGTTTGTAATAGTGACGAAGGTGAGCCAGGCACGTTTAAAGACCGTGACATCATGCGTTATAACCCACATGCCTTGATTGAGGGCATGATCATTGGTGCTTACACCATGGGTATTTCTGTTGGTTATAACTACATTCACGGCGAAATCTGGGAAGTGTATTCACGCTTTGAAGAAGCTTTAGAAGAAGCGCGCGCAGCAGGGTACTTGGGTGACAAAATTTTAGGAAGTGATTTCTCATTCCAGTTGCATGCCTCGCCAGGTTGGGGCGCTTATATTTGTGGTGAAGAAACAGCCTTGCTTGAATCTTTAGAGGGTAAAAAAGGCCAACCACGCTTTAAACCACCATTCCCAGCCAGTTTTGGTTTGTATGGCAAGCCAACCACAATTAACAACACTGAAACATTTGCAGCCGTGCCATTCATTTTGGCCATCGGCGGTCAAGCTTATTTAGATCTGGGTAAACCAAACAACGGCGGCACGAAGATTTTCTCTGTATCTGGTGACGTAGTGCATCCAGGTAACTATGAGATTCCATTGGGAACTCCATTTGCTGAGCTTTTGAAGCTTGCTGGTGGCATGAAAGATGGTAAAGCCCTAAAGTCCGTAATTCCTGGAGGATCTTCGGCGCCAGTAATTCCTGGTGCGCAGATGATGGATCTGACTATGGACTACGACAGCATTGCGAAAGCGGGATCCATGTTGGGTTCTGGCGCCGTGATCGTCATGAATGAAACACGCTGCATGGTTCGTGCATTAGAGCGCCTTTCGTATTTCTATCACGAAGAATCTTGTGGACAGTGCACCCCATGTCGTGAAGGTACCGGCTGGTTATGGCGCATTGTGCATCGTATTGAACATGGCCAGGGCCGTCCTGAGGATTTGGATTTGCTCAATGACGTTGCGGCGAATATTCAGGGCCGCACAATTTGCGCCTTGGGTGACGCGGCAGCAATGCCAGTGCGCGGCATGTTGAAGCATTACATGGATGAATTTGCGTATCACGTAGAACATAAGCGCTGCTTAGATTCTGCTAAACCTTTATAA
- a CDS encoding NADH-quinone oxidoreductase subunit D codes for MAQIKNYTLNFGPQHPAAHGVLRLVLELDGEVIQRADPHIGLLHRATEKLAETRTWIQNVPYMDRLDYVSMMSNEHAYVMAIEKLLQVDVPLRAQYIRVMYDELTRLLNHLLWIGCHGLDVGAMAVFLYAFRDREDIFDMYEAVSGARMHAAYYRPGGVYRDLPEQMAQYDESKIRSASAVKRLNENRSGTLLDFIEQFTNGFDANVDEYCNLLTDNRIWKQRLVNIGIVTPERALQLGFTGPMLRGSGIEWDLRKKQPYEVYDRLEFDIPVGVNGDSYDRYLVRMEEMRQSNRIIKQCVAWLKANPGPVMSDNHKVAPPKRVDMKTNMEELIHHFKLFTEGIHVPDGEAYSAVEHPKGEFGIYLISDGANKPYRMKIRAPGFVHLSAMDEMSRGHMLADAVTIIGTQDIVFGEIDR; via the coding sequence ATGGCACAAATTAAGAACTACACCCTCAATTTCGGTCCTCAGCACCCTGCGGCTCACGGCGTATTGCGTCTCGTATTGGAGTTAGATGGTGAGGTGATTCAGCGCGCTGATCCTCACATCGGTTTATTGCATCGTGCAACTGAGAAATTGGCTGAAACCCGTACTTGGATTCAGAACGTGCCTTATATGGATCGCTTGGACTATGTCTCCATGATGTCCAACGAGCATGCTTATGTCATGGCGATCGAGAAGTTATTGCAAGTCGACGTGCCATTACGTGCGCAATACATCCGCGTGATGTATGACGAGCTCACACGCTTATTGAATCATTTGCTTTGGATCGGCTGTCACGGCCTTGACGTTGGTGCAATGGCCGTATTCTTGTATGCCTTCCGTGATCGTGAAGATATTTTTGATATGTACGAAGCGGTTTCTGGTGCACGTATGCATGCTGCTTACTATCGTCCAGGCGGCGTCTATCGTGATTTGCCTGAGCAAATGGCGCAATACGATGAGTCTAAGATTCGTAGCGCATCTGCTGTGAAGCGTTTGAATGAAAACCGTAGTGGCACTTTGTTAGATTTCATTGAGCAATTTACGAATGGCTTTGATGCAAACGTCGATGAATATTGCAATTTGTTGACCGACAACCGTATTTGGAAGCAACGCCTAGTCAATATCGGTATCGTCACTCCTGAGCGCGCATTGCAGCTCGGCTTTACTGGTCCTATGTTGCGTGGTTCGGGTATTGAGTGGGATTTGCGGAAGAAGCAACCCTATGAAGTGTATGACCGCCTCGAGTTTGATATTCCAGTAGGCGTTAATGGCGACTCATATGATCGCTATTTGGTTCGCATGGAAGAGATGCGCCAATCTAATCGCATCATTAAGCAGTGCGTTGCTTGGTTAAAAGCAAATCCAGGTCCTGTCATGTCTGACAACCATAAGGTTGCACCTCCAAAGCGTGTGGACATGAAAACCAATATGGAAGAATTGATTCACCACTTCAAACTCTTTACTGAAGGTATTCATGTTCCTGATGGTGAGGCTTACTCTGCGGTTGAGCATCCAAAAGGTGAGTTTGGTATTTACTTGATTTCTGATGGCGCCAATAAGCCATACCGCATGAAGATTCGTGCTCCCGGATTTGTGCATTTATCCGCAATGGATGAGATGTCACGTGGCCACATGTTGGCAGATGCTGTAACCATTATTGGTACGCAGGATATTGTGTTCGGGGAGATTGACCGCTAA
- a CDS encoding NADH-quinone oxidoreductase subunit C, which translates to MSDRLSQLAANLERVLGKRIQTVELALGEVTIVVSADTYFESAMLLRDDPSLAFEQLIDLCGVDYQDFRESAWAGQRFGVVSHLLSIEHNWRLRLRVFAPDDSYPLVASITPVWNSANWFEREAFDLYGIIFDGHEDLRRILTDYGFIGHPFRKDFPISGNVEMRYDPELKRVVYQPVTIEAREITPRIVREEQYGGPV; encoded by the coding sequence ATGTCAGATCGCTTATCTCAACTAGCCGCTAATCTTGAAAGAGTTCTTGGTAAGCGCATTCAGACTGTAGAGCTTGCTTTAGGAGAAGTCACTATTGTTGTGAGCGCCGACACCTATTTTGAATCTGCCATGTTGCTCCGCGACGATCCTTCATTGGCATTCGAACAATTAATTGATTTGTGTGGCGTTGACTATCAAGATTTCCGCGAGAGCGCTTGGGCTGGTCAGCGTTTTGGTGTTGTGAGTCATTTACTCTCTATCGAGCACAACTGGCGTTTACGTCTGCGCGTGTTTGCACCGGATGACAGCTACCCATTAGTAGCCTCTATTACGCCAGTCTGGAATTCAGCAAACTGGTTTGAGCGTGAAGCATTTGATCTCTACGGCATCATTTTTGATGGTCACGAAGACTTGCGTCGTATCTTGACTGACTATGGATTTATTGGTCACCCATTCAGAAAAGATTTTCCAATTAGTGGCAATGTAGAAATGCGCTATGACCCAGAGTTAAAACGGGTTGTCTACCAGCCTGTCACGATTGAAGCGCGTGAAATTACACCACGTATCGTTCGCGAAGAGCAGTACGGAGGCCCAGTTTAA
- a CDS encoding NADH-quinone oxidoreductase subunit A, with product MNLANYFPVLLFILVGIGVGLVPMFLGKILAPSKPDAEKLSPYECGFEAFEDARMKFDVRYYLIAILFILFDLETAFLFPWGVALRDLGWFGYASMVIFLLEFIVGFVYIWKKGALDWE from the coding sequence TTGAATCTCGCTAATTACTTTCCTGTTCTGCTTTTCATCCTTGTAGGTATTGGGGTGGGATTAGTCCCCATGTTCCTCGGTAAAATTTTGGCTCCTTCGAAGCCTGACGCTGAAAAACTTTCACCATATGAGTGCGGTTTTGAAGCTTTCGAAGATGCGCGTATGAAGTTCGATGTGCGCTATTACCTCATTGCCATCCTCTTTATTTTGTTTGACCTTGAAACCGCATTCCTCTTTCCTTGGGGTGTTGCACTGCGTGATCTCGGTTGGTTCGGCTACGCCTCTATGGTGATCTTCCTCTTGGAATTCATTGTAGGATTTGTATATATCTGGAAAAAGGGCGCTCTCGACTGGGAGTGA